CAGTTGGCGAAAAAGACCGCCAGGCCAAAGAAAGAAAGCAGGCTGCCGCTGTAGGCTGGATGGCGAAGGAAACGGTATACTCCCCGGTCAACAATCTCATGATTCTCACGAATCGCCACGTCCACAGTGAAATAGCGCCGCAAGGTGAGAATGGCGCTCCAGCGCAGGACCAACCCAGACATGACCAAACCCAATCCCGCGTATGCCGATGCCGGGAAGGCGGCGCGCACAAAACCCGGCCCCCGTAAGGCAACGGCGATGCCGATCGCGATGCTGAGGCAGATCGTAACCCACAGAAACCGGAGCGACGATTTATCCTTTGCCTTGTCCGTCCCGGTCGAACGCAGGA
This genomic window from Candidatus Aminicenantes bacterium contains:
- a CDS encoding isoprenylcysteine carboxylmethyltransferase family protein, with amino-acid sequence MSISILFRMVSAAWVASEIVLALLLRSTGTDKAKDKSSLRFLWVTICLSIAIGIAVALRGPGFVRAAFPASAYAGLGLVMSGLVLRWSAILTLRRYFTVDVAIRENHEIVDRGVYRFLRHPAYSGSLLSFFGLAVFFANWLAFIIIFPPILLAFLARIRIEEAVLLAQFGGKYSDYSARAKKLIPLVW